From one Rhizobium rosettiformans genomic stretch:
- a CDS encoding glycoside hydrolase family 5 protein: MKRNLTLGLISAALTMATPSGSTAASSGACFRGINLAGAEFGNLQGVFGEGYIYPSLETIAYFAGKGFNTVRLPFLWERLQPKLNSDFDPAELSRLKETVATIGSFNHTVILDPHNYARYFEKLIGTEEVPVSAFVDFWQRLAKEFEGDRHVVFGLMNEPFDISSTDWRDVANEAIAGIREVGADNLILVPGTSWTGAHSWFGDWYGGANAEVLLSIKDPANNYAFEIHQYFDDDFSGTLNNCSRAADAVDAIREVGDWLKETGQRGFLGEFGVPGTPECTTVLTEVVKLLDEDKTSWIGWTYWAAGDWWPETEELNIQPTKSGDRPQLSGLAPVLNDFLGASEGCPGLERP; this comes from the coding sequence ATGAAACGGAATTTGACGCTTGGCCTGATTTCCGCTGCGCTGACCATGGCCACGCCATCTGGTTCAACTGCCGCGTCGAGTGGCGCGTGCTTTCGTGGCATAAACCTGGCCGGTGCCGAATTCGGCAATCTGCAGGGCGTGTTCGGCGAAGGCTATATCTATCCTTCGTTGGAGACGATTGCCTATTTCGCGGGGAAGGGCTTCAATACGGTGCGGCTCCCGTTCCTTTGGGAGCGCCTGCAGCCGAAGCTGAACAGCGACTTCGATCCTGCGGAGCTCAGCCGTCTCAAGGAAACCGTCGCGACGATCGGATCCTTCAATCATACGGTCATCCTCGATCCGCATAACTATGCACGCTATTTCGAGAAGCTGATCGGGACCGAAGAGGTTCCCGTGTCGGCCTTTGTCGATTTCTGGCAGCGGCTGGCGAAGGAGTTTGAAGGAGACCGACATGTGGTCTTCGGCCTGATGAACGAGCCCTTCGACATCTCATCGACAGATTGGCGTGATGTCGCCAACGAAGCAATCGCGGGCATTCGTGAGGTTGGTGCAGACAACCTTATCCTCGTTCCGGGCACGTCCTGGACTGGCGCGCATAGTTGGTTCGGCGACTGGTATGGCGGGGCGAATGCAGAGGTGCTTTTGAGCATCAAGGACCCGGCGAACAATTATGCCTTCGAGATTCACCAGTATTTCGATGACGATTTTTCCGGGACCTTGAACAATTGCAGCCGTGCTGCCGATGCGGTTGATGCCATCCGCGAGGTTGGAGACTGGTTGAAGGAAACCGGTCAGAGAGGCTTCCTCGGCGAGTTCGGTGTTCCGGGAACGCCAGAATGTACGACCGTGCTGACGGAGGTGGTGAAGCTGCTCGACGAGGACAAGACATCGTGGATCGGCTGGACCTATTGGGCGGCAGGTGACTGGTGGCCAGAGACCGAAGAACTCAACATCCAGCCGACCAAGAGTGGAGACCGGCCCCAGCTCAGTGGTCTTGCGCCCGTGCTCAACGATTTCCTCGGTGCGTCGGAAGGCTGTCCAGGCCTTGAGCGTCCCTGA
- a CDS encoding glycosyltransferase family 2 protein yields MALPDHIELVTQTPDLAHDAVTVVVTVPTFRRPVHLLKTLESLTAQKTNRRYAIVLVDNDSDHREGVVAARPLFETGQINGILIVETLRGNCNAYNAAWLTALQHFPNMSHLLVIDDDEIADPDWIEAMSRIKEMFGADLVGGPQVPVFPTTETGDVPLHPVFTPPYQTTGLVPLLYSSGNLLVSRVLLEANTYPFLDPRFNFTGGGDANFIDQSVRKGFKTAWCHEAPVLETVPANRLERSWLRARGIRDGVISSLVEKGRRASEPLGAVRVFLKSVALLTLSPWKAIMAARRLGSLQNSLYYVHVGLGRTLAHFGYADEQYRHTDGR; encoded by the coding sequence TTGGCCTTACCGGATCACATTGAGCTGGTCACGCAGACGCCTGATCTGGCGCATGACGCCGTCACAGTCGTGGTCACGGTGCCGACGTTTCGGCGCCCTGTGCACCTTCTCAAGACGCTTGAAAGTCTTACGGCCCAAAAGACAAACCGTCGTTATGCCATCGTGCTGGTCGACAATGACAGTGATCACCGCGAGGGTGTGGTGGCGGCCCGGCCCCTGTTCGAAACGGGGCAGATCAACGGCATCCTGATAGTCGAGACGCTCAGGGGAAATTGTAATGCCTATAATGCCGCCTGGCTGACGGCACTTCAGCACTTCCCCAACATGTCCCATCTGCTTGTTATCGATGATGACGAGATTGCCGATCCGGACTGGATCGAGGCCATGAGCCGCATTAAGGAAATGTTTGGTGCCGATCTGGTCGGTGGCCCGCAAGTGCCGGTCTTCCCGACGACTGAAACCGGCGATGTGCCTCTACATCCGGTGTTCACGCCGCCTTATCAGACGACTGGGCTTGTGCCGCTCCTCTATTCCTCCGGCAATCTCCTGGTCTCCCGCGTTCTGCTTGAGGCGAATACCTATCCGTTTCTCGACCCGAGGTTCAACTTCACCGGTGGCGGGGATGCGAACTTCATTGATCAGTCTGTGCGCAAGGGTTTCAAAACCGCCTGGTGTCACGAGGCGCCGGTCCTCGAGACCGTGCCTGCAAACCGTCTTGAGCGATCCTGGCTACGTGCGCGCGGCATTCGCGATGGTGTCATCTCCAGCCTGGTCGAAAAAGGACGGCGCGCCAGCGAGCCCTTGGGGGCCGTTCGGGTCTTCCTGAAGAGCGTTGCACTGCTGACCCTCTCGCCGTGGAAGGCGATCATGGCCGCTCGTCGCCTCGGATCGCTGCAAAACAGCCTCTACTATGTCCATGTCGGCCTCGGCAGGACGCTCGCACATTTCGGATATGCCGATGAACAGTATCGACATACGGACGGGCGCTGA
- a CDS encoding O-antigen ligase family protein gives MNSIDIRTGADRDVAGVRPAYPAQTLRRAAVVVSILLFAVMLISFQPFSPVHEGVEEGGNLINQLGFGLLGLIALCSLLTLADLRRLPSLIGPAWLLMIGFLVFSGFTAPDPSATLRGIILTLIVMMTIVTVLALPQDGDGYARMLSVVAGMLIFICYAGLPLAPSLATHGFDALEPQNSYLWRGVFTHKNIAGPVMAAFAFAAIYLWRRGDRWVGVLIGLSALIFVSQTGSKTTLGLVPVAALLVLVPSAVGLRVLTPIAVFCCQLAFALLTFGSVLIEPIHQFVLWLGIDPTFTGRVSIWKFGLDALADRPLTGFGYESFWSTDLVRYAANPYYLDWDVRGIVHAHNGYLDIAISMGIPALIIALAVLILLPLVDYMRCRPVRENRLLADFFMMIVFFTTLNAMMESFFFRRMDPVWMLCFFGVIGLRLVARVPIPRILA, from the coding sequence ATGAACAGTATCGACATACGGACGGGCGCTGACCGCGACGTCGCGGGGGTGAGGCCTGCTTATCCCGCGCAGACGCTGCGCCGGGCGGCCGTTGTTGTCAGCATCCTGCTGTTTGCGGTCATGCTGATCTCGTTTCAGCCCTTCTCGCCGGTTCATGAGGGTGTGGAAGAAGGCGGCAATCTAATTAATCAGCTGGGCTTTGGCCTGCTTGGTCTCATCGCGCTCTGCTCACTGCTGACGCTGGCCGATCTGCGCAGGCTGCCGTCCCTGATCGGTCCGGCCTGGTTGCTGATGATCGGATTTCTTGTGTTCTCGGGGTTCACCGCTCCAGATCCTAGTGCGACCTTGCGCGGTATCATTTTGACCCTGATCGTGATGATGACGATCGTGACCGTCCTAGCACTGCCGCAGGATGGAGATGGCTATGCCCGCATGTTGAGCGTGGTCGCAGGCATGCTGATCTTCATCTGCTATGCCGGGCTACCCTTGGCCCCCTCTCTGGCAACCCATGGCTTCGACGCGCTGGAGCCTCAGAATTCCTATCTCTGGCGCGGGGTCTTCACGCACAAAAATATCGCCGGGCCGGTCATGGCGGCATTCGCCTTTGCTGCCATCTATCTCTGGCGGCGCGGCGACCGCTGGGTCGGCGTCTTGATCGGTCTGTCGGCACTCATTTTCGTCAGTCAGACCGGCTCCAAGACCACACTCGGATTGGTGCCCGTTGCGGCGCTCCTGGTTCTTGTTCCGAGTGCGGTTGGGCTTCGCGTGCTGACACCGATCGCGGTGTTCTGCTGCCAGCTTGCCTTCGCTCTCCTGACCTTCGGGTCCGTCCTCATCGAACCGATCCACCAGTTCGTTCTGTGGCTCGGCATTGACCCGACATTTACCGGCCGTGTCTCGATCTGGAAGTTCGGGCTCGATGCACTGGCCGATCGCCCGCTCACGGGCTTCGGCTATGAGAGTTTCTGGAGTACGGATCTGGTCCGCTATGCCGCCAATCCCTATTATCTCGACTGGGATGTGCGCGGCATCGTGCATGCCCATAACGGCTATCTCGATATCGCGATCTCCATGGGGATACCTGCCCTAATCATCGCGCTGGCGGTCCTGATCCTGCTTCCGCTGGTCGACTACATGCGCTGCAGGCCGGTCCGGGAGAACAGGTTGCTCGCGGACTTCTTCATGATGATCGTCTTCTTCACAACGCTGAATGCGATGATGGAGAGCTTCTTCTTCCGTCGCATGGACCCGGTCTGGATGCTCTGCTTCTTCGGGGTGATCGGCCTCAGGCTCGTGGCGAGAGTGCCCATCCCGCGAATACTTGCCTGA
- a CDS encoding DUF6492 family protein translates to MRTAIVTASYHADFERFRLLCETLDTHVTEYTKHYVLVEDRDVPLFRQLQSPRRVIIGEKDLLPSWLKVFPDPLTMGRRRIWLSLKTKPLRGWHVQQFRRIAIADIVEDDAFLYLDSDVAFLRPYDCSQLWRDDALRLLVRPGALTGDSMGEHRRWSANAGTLLGLPETQHSTNDYVGTMIAWKRSSIREMCARIESVTGEHWIAAMGKQRCFSECMMYGRFVDDVEHGAGHFHDQTELCKVFWLAPPPTEDEFRAFVADMAPEQVALGMQSFLGLEPAEIRRILGL, encoded by the coding sequence ATGAGGACAGCCATTGTTACCGCGAGCTATCACGCGGATTTCGAACGTTTCCGTTTGCTCTGCGAGACGCTGGACACGCATGTCACGGAATACACCAAACATTATGTGCTCGTCGAAGACCGCGATGTTCCGCTGTTCCGGCAACTGCAATCGCCGCGCAGGGTAATCATCGGAGAGAAGGACCTCTTGCCATCTTGGCTGAAAGTCTTTCCCGATCCGCTGACCATGGGCCGACGCCGCATCTGGCTATCCTTGAAGACCAAGCCGCTTCGCGGTTGGCATGTGCAGCAGTTTCGCCGCATAGCGATCGCCGACATCGTCGAGGACGATGCGTTTCTCTATCTGGATTCCGATGTCGCTTTCCTTCGGCCCTATGATTGCAGCCAGCTCTGGCGCGACGATGCGCTGCGCCTGCTGGTCAGGCCTGGTGCCTTGACGGGAGACTCCATGGGCGAACATCGCCGCTGGTCCGCGAATGCCGGCACGTTGTTGGGTCTGCCCGAAACGCAGCACTCCACGAACGACTATGTCGGCACGATGATCGCCTGGAAACGAAGCAGCATCAGAGAGATGTGTGCGCGGATCGAGAGCGTCACGGGCGAGCACTGGATCGCGGCGATGGGCAAGCAACGCTGTTTCTCGGAATGCATGATGTATGGCCGCTTCGTGGATGATGTCGAGCACGGCGCGGGGCACTTCCACGACCAGACAGAGCTTTGCAAGGTCTTCTGGCTGGCTCCGCCGCCCACGGAAGACGAATTCCGTGCCTTCGTGGCGGACATGGCACCTGAACAGGTGGCGCTCGGCATGCAGTCTTTCCTGGGTCTTGAACCCGCAGAAATCCGACGTATCCTCGGCCTATGA
- a CDS encoding UbiA family prenyltransferase has product MDARLQESRDLPLAVDLDGTLIATDLLWETIFLALKTNPLIVFLLPIWALAGKARLKLELARRVTLDVSRLPYRQDFLDYLRAERASGRTIVLATAAAEPLAQAVAAHLRIFSKVFATRDGINLASAAKASALVNEYGEYGFDYAGNDRADLAIFDRARNAVVVAPDRAASRFQQAHDTMHFDAPRTSFKTYLKMLRVHQWLKNLLVFAPAVLAHDFLIAETMFSATLAFFAFSASASAIYIINDIIDLPLDRVHPRKRHRPFASGALSIPFGLSCSAALLAIAAAICFFQPPMFAAIIAVYIVSTTAYSLAIKRMLLLDVICLAGLYALRLLGGKLAANIPMSFWLMAFALFFFLSLAFLKRYVELQNSGAPEQSRIAGRGYRPEDIGIVGQSGVSSGFTAALVLALYINSDVVGNLYSEPWLIWPLVPIVLYINMRVWVLAHRREMNDDPVVFIALDWRSQIFIAIGAVLLIAAGMV; this is encoded by the coding sequence ATGGACGCCAGATTACAAGAAAGCCGGGATCTGCCGCTTGCGGTCGATCTGGACGGGACGCTAATTGCGACGGATCTTCTGTGGGAGACGATCTTTCTCGCCCTCAAGACCAACCCGCTCATCGTCTTTCTGCTTCCGATCTGGGCGCTGGCCGGCAAGGCGCGCCTCAAACTCGAACTTGCCCGACGCGTAACGCTCGACGTATCGCGGCTGCCCTATCGTCAGGACTTCCTCGACTATCTCAGGGCGGAACGTGCTTCAGGCCGCACGATCGTCCTGGCGACTGCTGCTGCAGAGCCGCTGGCGCAGGCTGTTGCCGCGCATCTCAGGATTTTCTCGAAGGTGTTTGCCACCCGCGACGGGATCAATCTCGCCAGCGCGGCGAAAGCCTCGGCGCTGGTCAACGAATACGGGGAATACGGGTTCGACTATGCGGGCAATGATCGCGCTGACCTTGCGATCTTCGACCGTGCCCGCAACGCCGTCGTCGTTGCGCCCGACCGGGCGGCCTCGCGCTTCCAGCAGGCGCATGACACCATGCATTTCGACGCGCCCCGCACCAGTTTCAAGACATATCTCAAGATGTTGCGGGTGCATCAGTGGCTGAAGAACCTTCTGGTGTTCGCTCCGGCGGTGCTGGCCCATGATTTCCTGATTGCCGAAACGATGTTTTCGGCGACGCTGGCCTTTTTCGCCTTTTCGGCGTCGGCCTCGGCGATCTACATCATCAACGATATCATCGATCTGCCGCTCGATCGCGTGCACCCGCGCAAACGGCATCGACCCTTTGCCAGTGGTGCCCTGTCGATCCCCTTCGGCCTTTCGTGCTCTGCTGCACTCCTGGCGATTGCTGCGGCGATCTGCTTCTTCCAGCCGCCGATGTTCGCCGCGATTATCGCTGTTTATATCGTTAGCACTACGGCCTACTCGCTGGCCATCAAGCGGATGCTTTTGCTCGACGTCATCTGCCTCGCAGGGCTCTATGCGCTGCGACTCCTCGGCGGCAAGCTGGCGGCGAACATCCCAATGTCCTTCTGGCTGATGGCCTTTGCGTTGTTCTTCTTCCTCTCGCTCGCGTTCCTGAAGCGCTATGTCGAACTGCAGAATTCTGGAGCCCCGGAGCAGTCACGGATCGCTGGCCGCGGTTACAGGCCAGAAGACATCGGCATTGTGGGCCAGAGCGGCGTCTCGTCCGGCTTCACGGCCGCGCTTGTTCTCGCGCTCTACATCAACAGCGACGTCGTCGGTAACCTCTATTCCGAGCCGTGGCTGATCTGGCCGCTGGTGCCGATCGTGCTCTACATCAACATGCGCGTCTGGGTGCTCGCCCATCGCCGGGAAATGAACGACGATCCCGTCGTGTTCATTGCCTTGGACTGGCGTAGTCAGATTTTCATCGCAATTGGCGCGGTGCTCCTCATCGCAGCCGGGATGGTGTGA
- a CDS encoding glycosyltransferase has protein sequence MSLHLVFVTSLVAQSNPSTGYELANAALLEGLARAGVRTTVIGCAWPGQTVAPDAEPALGEVEVRTEKAGPWLKIKWLLMSLATGLPMSSAKLRVIRKEAVRSAITAAGPFDGYVLNGVALAGAFPDLFTGKPSIFVAHNVEHRSSAENARNAGSLMKRILFARDARLLKTLEHRLRDRSTGVVTFAAEDAVDLGVPPDRSVFLPLSTARPTQLPETRNLAHDLALLGTWTWHPNRIGLEWFLNDVKPKLLDDVRIRVAGSTPADLASAWPDVDFVGRVDRATDFVAASAVIPLISRAGTGVQLKTIETFSLGLPSVATTSSVRGIAAIPDNCTIADDPESFAAALNHKILRARAGDLQRLDGRVFAEAQAQLMDAGIRQMLNMLTGATSGAKEALS, from the coding sequence TTGTCCTTGCATCTGGTCTTCGTCACGTCGCTCGTTGCACAATCCAATCCTTCAACAGGTTATGAACTTGCCAATGCAGCCCTGCTGGAAGGCTTGGCACGGGCAGGCGTGCGCACCACGGTCATCGGCTGCGCCTGGCCAGGACAGACCGTCGCTCCGGATGCAGAGCCCGCTCTGGGCGAGGTGGAAGTGCGAACCGAAAAGGCTGGCCCCTGGCTTAAGATCAAATGGCTACTCATGTCCCTTGCGACGGGACTACCGATGTCGAGCGCCAAGCTGCGTGTGATACGAAAAGAGGCTGTGCGAAGCGCAATCACGGCCGCTGGCCCGTTCGACGGCTATGTCTTGAACGGCGTCGCCCTCGCGGGAGCCTTTCCGGATCTCTTCACCGGCAAGCCATCGATCTTCGTCGCTCACAATGTCGAGCATCGCTCGTCGGCCGAGAACGCCCGCAACGCAGGTTCGTTGATGAAGCGCATTCTGTTCGCCCGTGATGCGCGATTGCTGAAGACACTCGAGCACAGGCTCAGGGACCGGTCGACCGGCGTCGTGACCTTTGCAGCCGAAGACGCGGTCGATCTCGGCGTTCCGCCGGACCGCTCCGTATTCCTCCCCTTGAGCACTGCGAGACCGACGCAGCTCCCGGAGACAAGAAATCTGGCGCACGATCTTGCCCTCTTGGGTACCTGGACATGGCATCCCAATCGGATCGGGCTGGAATGGTTCTTGAACGATGTAAAGCCGAAGCTGCTCGATGATGTGCGCATCCGTGTCGCTGGCAGCACGCCCGCCGATCTTGCCTCTGCCTGGCCCGATGTCGATTTCGTCGGAAGGGTGGATCGCGCGACGGACTTCGTCGCAGCAAGCGCCGTGATCCCGCTGATCAGTCGGGCCGGCACGGGCGTCCAGTTGAAGACGATTGAAACCTTCTCGCTCGGCCTGCCAAGCGTGGCGACGACAAGCTCGGTCCGCGGCATTGCAGCGATCCCGGACAATTGCACCATTGCTGACGATCCCGAAAGTTTCGCTGCAGCGCTCAACCACAAGATCCTTCGGGCGCGGGCGGGCGACCTTCAGCGGCTCGATGGCCGGGTCTTTGCCGAAGCACAGGCACAGCTGATGGATGCCGGCATCAGACAGATGCTGAACATGCTGACCGGGGCGACATCAGGCGCAAAGGAAGCTCTGTCATGA
- a CDS encoding lipopolysaccharide biosynthesis protein, whose amino-acid sequence MNAILRHLSSNRQLLHAYVSVISGSAGRLVVSLAYFVVLANTLPLADYGIFATASGAGLVLSRLLALGFSSPLYRIAVVKPRLLGVYTVGYLLASLLSLPLVIIAALLIYFLFFSDDVGLLTFSLVMIAEILLWRSAEIVIIVNNGLKRFGLAAVLVILGTATRAAAAGLFWSQASVQDLDHWAWWYIGANAASLVVALYFYPRVRLRFDMRLYLRRVQDSLAVAGAELLFYLQSELDKLMVLGIGGPAVAGLYAIIMRVVDLTALPIRSFNTILVQKLMQSPDMLRSLKIRVLIEAGLMIVSVAGLATLAFLLHLYPNALGRNVAPVAELLPLVLLVPGFRNLAEYQGELMYARGQSWLRTLCLALLTLSKAGLIALLLNSFAHEGQDWIIALNGVFAGLYVISAIFTYSSLRLPAKRV is encoded by the coding sequence GTGAACGCGATCCTTCGGCACCTTTCATCAAACCGGCAGCTCCTGCACGCCTATGTCTCGGTGATATCGGGATCTGCCGGGCGACTGGTCGTGTCTCTCGCCTACTTTGTTGTGCTGGCAAACACACTGCCCCTTGCGGACTACGGGATCTTCGCCACGGCGTCTGGCGCCGGGCTCGTCCTCTCCCGGCTTCTGGCGCTCGGTTTCAGTTCACCACTCTATCGCATTGCTGTCGTCAAGCCGCGACTTCTCGGCGTCTACACAGTTGGCTATCTGCTCGCTTCTCTTCTCTCGCTGCCGCTCGTCATCATCGCGGCGCTGCTGATCTATTTTCTGTTCTTTTCCGACGATGTCGGTCTGCTCACCTTTTCCCTGGTGATGATCGCCGAGATTTTGCTCTGGCGGTCGGCCGAGATCGTCATCATCGTCAACAATGGGCTCAAGCGTTTCGGGCTCGCTGCCGTCCTTGTGATCCTTGGAACTGCAACACGCGCGGCCGCGGCCGGCCTCTTCTGGAGCCAGGCCTCAGTCCAGGACCTCGACCATTGGGCATGGTGGTACATTGGTGCGAATGCCGCATCGCTGGTCGTTGCCCTCTACTTCTACCCCCGCGTTCGCCTGCGTTTCGATATGCGGCTCTATCTTCGGCGCGTACAGGATTCGCTCGCCGTCGCGGGTGCGGAACTGCTGTTCTACCTGCAGTCGGAGCTCGACAAGCTGATGGTACTCGGGATCGGTGGGCCGGCCGTTGCCGGTCTCTATGCGATCATCATGCGGGTCGTTGACCTGACTGCGCTGCCGATCCGCTCCTTCAATACGATCCTGGTGCAGAAGCTGATGCAGAGCCCTGACATGTTGAGGTCGCTGAAAATCAGGGTGCTCATCGAAGCGGGATTGATGATCGTCTCCGTTGCCGGGCTCGCGACGCTTGCCTTCCTCCTGCATCTCTATCCGAATGCACTCGGCCGCAACGTGGCGCCGGTCGCCGAACTGCTGCCGCTCGTTCTGCTTGTACCCGGGTTTCGCAATCTCGCGGAGTACCAGGGGGAGCTGATGTATGCGCGTGGGCAAAGCTGGCTGCGTACGCTATGCCTTGCCCTTTTGACACTGAGCAAGGCAGGGCTGATCGCGCTGCTGCTCAACAGTTTCGCACATGAGGGGCAGGACTGGATCATCGCTTTGAATGGTGTCTTTGCCGGTCTCTATGTGATCTCGGCGATCTTCACCTATTCGAGCCTGAGGCTGCCGGCCAAGCGGGTTTGA
- the purU gene encoding formyltetrahydrofolate deformylase, translating to MTSYVLTVSCQSTRGIVAAISGYLAEQGCNIVDSSQFDDLHTGQFFMRISFISEEGANEAKLEKGFIPVAEKFGMNWNLHDAAKRMKVLLMVSRFGHCLNDLLYRWKIGALPIEIVGVVSNHFDYQKVVVNHDIPFHHIKVTKENKPEAEARIMDLVEQTGTELIVLARYMQVLSDDMCTKMSGKIINIHHSFLPSFKGANPYKQAFERGVKLIGATAHYVTADLDEGPIIEQDVARITHAQSADDYVSIGRDVESQVLARAIHAHIHHRTFINGNRTVVFPASPGSYASERMG from the coding sequence ATGACGAGCTATGTTTTGACCGTATCCTGCCAGTCGACCCGCGGCATCGTGGCGGCGATTTCCGGCTATCTCGCCGAGCAGGGCTGCAACATCGTCGACAGCTCGCAGTTCGACGACCTGCATACAGGCCAGTTCTTCATGCGCATTTCCTTCATCTCGGAGGAAGGTGCCAACGAAGCCAAGCTCGAGAAGGGCTTCATTCCCGTCGCCGAGAAGTTCGGCATGAACTGGAACCTGCATGATGCCGCCAAGCGCATGAAGGTCCTCCTGATGGTATCGCGTTTCGGGCACTGCCTGAACGACCTGCTTTATCGCTGGAAGATCGGTGCGCTGCCGATCGAGATCGTCGGCGTCGTGTCAAACCACTTCGACTACCAGAAGGTCGTCGTGAACCATGACATTCCCTTCCACCACATCAAGGTGACCAAGGAAAACAAGCCGGAAGCCGAAGCCAGGATCATGGATCTGGTCGAGCAGACTGGCACCGAACTCATCGTGCTTGCCCGCTACATGCAGGTCCTCTCCGACGACATGTGTACGAAGATGTCAGGCAAGATCATCAACATCCACCACTCCTTCCTGCCGAGCTTCAAGGGTGCGAACCCTTACAAGCAGGCTTTCGAACGCGGCGTGAAGCTGATCGGTGCCACGGCCCATTACGTCACCGCTGATCTCGACGAAGGTCCGATCATCGAGCAGGACGTTGCCCGCATCACCCATGCCCAGTCGGCAGATGATTACGTCTCGATCGGCCGCGACGTTGAAAGCCAGGTGCTGGCACGCGCGATCCACGCCCATATCCATCACCGCACCTTCATCAATGGCAACCGTACGGTGGTCTTCCCGGCAAGCCCGGGCTCCTATGCCTCCGAGCGCATGGGCTGA
- a CDS encoding GumC family protein, with amino-acid sequence MYLRDDRTSHGGKEPGAAGAERLSGHSADTRVGRPSLRDMLERHDDYLDFLRARVSMLEGQVNSMEVGESRPSAPSAVPKQQPSPEISTDNRQDENRDGTAVPRDQTEWKPLIDPFIVVDILKRSHRILIASTVIGGLFGSAYALTLPKMWVASSDILVDPRQIRTVGDQLTTDQLPTDASLAVVESQARIVKSNSVLLKVIEQADLKQDPEFNGTLKPSGLSTFWSSGSQSDAQSIESRVLNHLHEVIDVSRDQKTFIFSISAETRDPEKSARLANIVSGVFQRELASMQSDAVRRTSDELSSRLTDLRMKLEEAEKAAESFRNSNDLVNVDGRPIVDNDLKLLNERLSSLRVETAGLRAKITSIAKMAASSGGELALPEDVSSDTIAVLRTRYADLRKELESIAARYGPQHPRYIEAQSQASGMLNQIREELGRIRSALQVELDRSLQQEVALTSRLRELKDTQASNNDSLVTLRELEREAAARRSVYESFLLRTRETGEQEAITLANIQVLSEARPPLDPVGPSRKVIALGGLIAGFGFGVLLALGLNLTHLRKRREGAQA; translated from the coding sequence ATGTATCTGCGCGATGATCGCACCAGTCACGGAGGCAAAGAGCCCGGCGCCGCAGGTGCGGAGCGCCTATCCGGACACTCCGCAGACACCCGTGTCGGGCGACCTTCCCTGCGGGACATGCTGGAACGCCACGACGACTACCTCGATTTTCTGCGCGCCCGCGTCTCCATGCTTGAGGGCCAGGTCAACAGCATGGAGGTCGGGGAATCCAGACCTTCCGCTCCGTCTGCTGTCCCGAAACAGCAGCCCTCGCCCGAAATCTCCACGGACAATCGTCAGGATGAAAACCGCGACGGCACCGCCGTTCCGCGGGATCAGACGGAATGGAAGCCTCTGATCGATCCCTTCATCGTCGTCGACATTCTCAAGCGGTCCCATCGCATCCTGATTGCCTCGACGGTGATCGGTGGCCTCTTTGGGTCCGCCTATGCACTGACCCTACCGAAAATGTGGGTGGCAAGCAGTGACATCCTCGTAGACCCCCGACAGATCCGAACCGTCGGCGACCAGTTGACCACCGACCAACTGCCGACAGATGCGTCGCTCGCCGTGGTCGAAAGCCAGGCGCGCATCGTCAAGTCGAACAGTGTCTTGCTGAAAGTCATCGAGCAGGCCGACCTCAAGCAGGACCCGGAATTCAACGGGACCCTGAAGCCCTCCGGCCTGAGCACCTTCTGGTCGAGTGGATCCCAGAGTGACGCTCAGAGCATCGAGTCACGCGTTCTGAACCACCTTCACGAAGTCATCGACGTGAGCCGGGATCAGAAGACATTCATCTTTTCGATCTCCGCAGAAACGCGGGATCCGGAGAAGTCCGCGCGTCTGGCCAACATCGTCAGCGGCGTCTTTCAGCGTGAATTGGCCTCAATGCAATCCGACGCTGTCCGCCGCACATCGGACGAACTGTCGAGCCGCCTTACCGACCTGCGCATGAAGCTCGAAGAGGCGGAAAAGGCCGCCGAAAGCTTCCGCAACTCGAATGACCTCGTGAATGTCGATGGCAGACCGATCGTGGACAACGATCTGAAACTGCTGAATGAAAGACTGAGTTCGCTGCGCGTCGAAACTGCGGGCCTGCGCGCCAAGATTACCAGTATCGCAAAGATGGCGGCCTCCAGCGGCGGTGAACTGGCGCTCCCCGAAGACGTGAGTTCCGACACGATCGCAGTCCTGCGCACGCGTTATGCCGATCTGCGCAAGGAACTCGAATCGATCGCGGCCCGCTATGGACCGCAACACCCGAGATATATCGAAGCACAATCGCAGGCCAGCGGGATGCTCAACCAGATCCGCGAAGAACTCGGCCGCATCCGCAGCGCCCTGCAGGTAGAGCTGGATCGCTCCCTCCAACAGGAAGTGGCACTTACCAGCCGCCTACGGGAACTCAAGGACACTCAGGCGTCGAACAATGACAGCCTCGTCACCTTGCGCGAACTCGAGCGCGAGGCGGCGGCACGCCGTTCGGTCTACGAATCCTTCCTGCTCAGAACCCGCGAAACCGGGGAACAGGAAGCCATTACACTCGCCAATATTCAGGTCCTGTCGGAGGCGCGCCCACCGCTTGATCCGGTCGGCCCCTCTCGCAAGGTCATTGCACTCGGCGGCCTGATCGCTGGATTTGGCTTCGGCGTTCTGCTCGCCCTTGGCCTCAATCTGACTCATTTGAGGAAACGCCGCGAAGGCGCACAGGCCTGA